One segment of Rickettsiales bacterium Ac37b DNA contains the following:
- the nqo1 gene encoding NADH-quinone oxidoreductase subunit F: MLQNKDRIFTNLYGLDSFSIEDAKKRGDWNNTKEILSKGREWIIEEVKKSGLRGRGGAGFSTGLKWSFMPKQSNKPAYLVVNADESEPGACKDREILRNEPHKLLEGCLIASFAIGATSCYIYVRGEFYNEASHLQIAIDQAYADGLLGVNACGSGYDLNVYLHRGAGAYICGEETALLQSLEGKVGMPRLKPPFPAGVGLYGCPTTINNVESISVVPTILRRGADWFASLGRPNNTGTKIFSISGHVNKPCNVEEEMGITLKELIENHAGGVQGGWDNLLAVIPGGASVPMIPKSVCDTVLMDFDSLREVKSGLGTASIIVMNKSTDIIYAIARLSKFYMHESCGQCTPCREGTGWMWRMMMRLVKGNAKIEDIDLLEQVTKQIEGHTICALGDAAAWPIQGLVRHFRSEIEERIRCQN; encoded by the coding sequence ATGTTACAAAATAAAGATAGAATATTTACTAACCTTTATGGTTTAGACAGTTTTAGCATAGAAGATGCTAAAAAGCGTGGTGATTGGAATAATACTAAGGAAATTCTTAGTAAAGGACGTGAATGGATTATTGAAGAGGTTAAAAAATCTGGTTTACGAGGTAGAGGTGGTGCAGGGTTTTCTACTGGACTGAAATGGTCGTTTATGCCTAAGCAGTCAAATAAACCAGCCTATTTAGTTGTGAATGCCGATGAAAGTGAACCTGGTGCCTGCAAGGATAGAGAAATTTTACGAAATGAGCCTCATAAATTATTAGAAGGATGCTTAATAGCTAGTTTTGCAATAGGAGCTACGAGCTGCTATATATATGTACGTGGAGAATTTTATAATGAAGCTTCTCATTTGCAGATAGCGATAGATCAAGCTTATGCAGATGGGTTATTAGGTGTAAATGCCTGCGGTTCTGGTTATGATTTAAACGTTTATTTGCATCGAGGAGCGGGTGCGTATATTTGTGGTGAGGAAACGGCTTTATTGCAAAGTTTGGAAGGAAAAGTTGGTATGCCACGCTTGAAACCTCCATTTCCTGCTGGTGTAGGATTATATGGTTGTCCTACCACTATTAATAATGTTGAGTCAATTTCAGTTGTACCTACAATTTTAAGAAGGGGTGCTGATTGGTTTGCAAGTCTTGGTCGCCCAAACAATACTGGAACAAAGATTTTTTCTATATCTGGCCATGTAAATAAACCATGTAATGTAGAAGAAGAAATGGGAATAACATTAAAGGAATTAATAGAAAATCATGCTGGTGGGGTGCAAGGTGGATGGGATAATTTATTGGCAGTTATTCCAGGTGGGGCATCTGTTCCAATGATACCTAAATCTGTTTGTGATACAGTATTAATGGATTTTGATAGTTTAAGAGAAGTCAAGTCTGGGCTTGGGACTGCATCTATAATTGTTATGAATAAATCTACGGATATAATTTATGCTATTGCTAGATTAAGTAAATTTTATATGCATGAATCATGTGGGCAGTGTACTCCTTGTAGAGAAGGTACTGGCTGGATGTGGCGTATGATGATGAGGTTAGTTAAAGGTAATGCTAAAATAGAAGATATTGACTTGCTTGAGCAAGTCACAAAGCAAATTGAAGGCCATACTATTTGTGCATTAGGAGATGCTGCGGCTTGGCCTATACAGGGACTAGTAAGACATTTCAGAAGTGAAATAGAGGAGAGAATAAGGTGCCAAAACTAA